Proteins from a single region of Macaca fascicularis isolate 582-1 chromosome 17, T2T-MFA8v1.1:
- the GJB6 gene encoding gap junction beta-6 protein produces the protein MDWGALHTLIGGVNKHSTSIGKVWVTVIFIFRVMILVVAAHEVWGDEQEDFVCNTLQPGCKNVCYDHFFPVSHIRLWALQLIFVSTPALLVAMHVAYYRHETTRKFRRGDKRNEFKDIEDIKKQKVRIEGSLWWTYTSSIFFRIIFEAAFMYVFYFLYNGYHLPWVLKCGIDPCPNLVDCFISRPTEKTVFTIFMISASVICMLLNVAELCYLLLKVCFRRSKRAQTQRNHPNHALKESKQNEMNELISDSGQNAITGFPS, from the coding sequence ATGGACTGGGGGGCCCTACACACTTTGATTGGGGGTGTCAACAAACACTCCACCAGCATCGGGAAGGTGTGGGTCACGGTCATCTTCATCTTTCGAGTCATGATCCTCGTGGTGGCCGCTCACGAAGTGTGGGGCGACGAGCAGGAGGACTTTGTCTGCAACACACTGCAACCGGGATGCAAAAACGTGTGCTATGACCACTTTTTCCCGGTGTCCCACATCCGGCTGTGGGCCCTCCAGCTGATCTTCGTCTCCACCCCCGCGCTGCTGGTGGCCATGCACGTGGCCTACTACAGACACGAAACCACGCGCAAGTTCAGGCGAGGAGACAAGAGGAATGAGTTCAAAGACATAGAGGACATTAAAAAGCAGAAGGTTCGGATAGAGGGGTCGCTGTGGTGGACGTACACCAGCAGCATCTTTTTCCGAATCATCTTCGAAGCGGCCTTTATGTATGTGTTTTACTTCCTTTACAATGGGTACCACCTGCCCTGGGTGTTGAAATGTGGGATTGATCCCTGCCCCAACCTTGTTGACTGCTTTATTTCTAGGCCAACAGAGAAGACTGTGTTTACCATTTTTATGATTTCTGCATCTGTGATTTGCATGCTGCTTAACGTGGCAGAGTTGTGCTACCTGCTGCTGAAAGTGTGTTTTAGGAGATCAAAGAGAGCACAGACACAAAGAAATCACCCCAACCATGCCCTAAAGGAGAGTAAGCAGAATGAAATGAATGAGCTGATTTCAGATAGTGGTCAAAATGCAATCACAGGTTTCCCAAGCTA